A genomic window from Purpureocillium takamizusanense chromosome 2, complete sequence includes:
- a CDS encoding uncharacterized protein (COG:S~EggNog:ENOG503NU0W) → MSSGVRFEVFELSPSNAAVYSGPGRLRRYFPEDAVTVPQDALNCIDFWNAMATTLARMSSEPVREMQARATKANAKQVEERDTVEPFIVKNLLVAILISLGGSQVSVSGFWKKTREEVMWSDGNKLPWRRSPVWLLLRVVLQQELSPAHAAGSHGLYKRYMVFLMSKIMEQCLDSDMHSDALAVMSTKIGRRLLKLDTQEEPWLLTVAAAVRRVNETLQQRWRDTIAQNEKVLDVPQFDLHRTISDLTSQIPPLDDYLESIMTRAPRVATTFVPPSPDICSLEKDALPHFSCFSEVQSDPYALHNIASFENWVGAHLSAWVADHGACSGAGVNIRDIIKEYHARALAAYQGRPDALSRMFLTILELWIACDKTSIMSCPLIADYEPEIPIEPFGSLLLKLASDMKRLFTAETYLSERKRRAIYNRSALFNHGKSDDFGVKFFSSSTCHQTLLRRIEKDARDARSAKRTEFQRLQAEYDRLMDDSRRLVCQYWTTTDEWGDEQVIHNWTCNKCDLETRAKALKIQAHEWPLPSERSLAQAVVFELRVPQSFGAWRDSTLFVLRTVLQFGSTDRTPDYVCQLKDYSELGHHFQPHSPTVKVELFSEAKPHAKTHRKEQFVRTANESNVCLDTGPRWMLLNSTTGGSLGRPISSRYISDVCTLRLDGPSQPLQCFLSRPWDAPDGTDPNRVVSAQNTCPPHLTTDEFKALASLPLGRFIVWLNVLTQLAMPSIDLSKVETLAFLWQVSEQCGPRSATWRRAIHERLEDTGFLRQCLANLTDSLERFKESWESRLGLATLTLLATRLLSLGCGSLSDRFLGFLVLSRVVSCGWQRTLRQKATISQDYKTRLDLFQRTREAALVCLLSFDVDDEHLVSLLNNPDTARFYWESLITLRETEFSFDKNSVAQFHLGFRCQHLIWRCHRLTQTAVILESTAIGFDLAIQASWNSFQRASECPWRTVNTVWVFTETVAAVEGCPSMLVHLNLVTGELLVDGSPRDRLPADYERHATYKELFGHAAFEAMPSPDPKMSFTASKLFQGFELHFRMDDKAKDLIVRATKDGRAWELILRRIFRAVLPSRFVEDFSHWYDPANSTILLRPHEYLWDEHKPCWTMLRSGSEWTVSDGTHVRLVFPDSSTSRDLADILQPLEESWGLNILFNEQSLILSVHIPRLNLDFFVAPESDKIQSRQYSGMHIDRNQGIETLVGLESKLVLCRAEGLLTSRLVLIPDGEPSMSLNKFAGIRSHPSVMIGYDSTSIQSYYLDQHLGALKGNGSLKSLLFISELHALTSGILPDPFTSTSGTAEALNILNSAAVRSLEIREAEAPLLERIARLSPSRHFYPKHARSMHVATWNKVMSPIAQAEAFAIICQELYDNATAMQCFQQVPVPKADLSRGHDDDLALRSCSRSVFVHGQARDAVSDPPDLDYEREPEESKNMKQRMWRAISFGSAMRLRGGVLPRKDCAITAIGFYETLKRPFEPTPGVEPLSTTEIQYRAGLLEPFSSYIWPLWCSLHNMLAKTPHGRGPTDLTCWLTTLAFARDADFSCLQALLAFASLPAMSHVEIPSKRSYSLAEGYNYNSAQIKDCIKESKHGFESSAEAISARRLNETNRQAINRRRNAYDARITREANEAEASIQPQWPCEVPDTAAINATSFRNRDATTAVTWRTQTWFHNLEFLQYLSRVCKVLYETDVIEVDVSAQSPDRAFLAPTAACHSVDIQKIVDRASPIPKSSDNALFGHEFRSSHAREMSHNSGIERLSRCLKLKATFRHELRYLDRLDESISCLQTYNTTMGQGDSCNNPDKLNLEDLLRVCRKRCADTLKQIRAALLLGTGSLAPLTHAHMSWQVAAQTPVWPDLSKRSLLALMGRQYWRAIPAGWREAIIALGTNICDLQAVERLLVAKNNMQDFNKELVGLEPRGWDPNDYPDSLLLEIEGNIRIRGIQGKIAAAMRKPPEDRSAVMQLNMGEGKSSVIVPIIAAALADGSRLVRVVVAKPQSRQMLDVLVSKLGGLMNRRIYRMPFSRSVKLDVPQVHSLIEMYQRCVSDGGVMVVQPEHALSFQLLTVETAIRGEEALAGHLWRLHKMLNLKARDIVDESDENFSTKFELIYTIGDQRTVEHGPERWLIIQRVLGIILSYSRQAKAESVQGVEFDEESRNSFPLTRFLSIEAGESILQQSVAAICKLGFQNFPIARQNENMRSWLQDYISDPDPSIETSKAVESEEFWAQFKNNILLLRGLFAGGILRFVFGQKRWRVNYGLDPARKPSTRLAVPYRAKDSPSLRSEFSHPDVVVCLTCLSYYYGGLGNEDLTISLDLLLRSDQADSEYKEWVTTSDNLRESFHHPKSINLRDREQCFKDVFPSFRHAKGAVDYFLSHFVFPVEMKEFPHKLSASGWDLAAPRQHPLTGFSGTNDSQHILPATVVQLELPSQKHTNALVLEHLLRPENAVVSLHKEGLRGICRGQALLQLIVKMIPEVRVVLDVGALVLDMTNEQFAREWLKSTYDRDDIEAVVFCSSDDDICVLDRRWQIELLAVSPFAGRLDRCVVFLDEAHTRGIDLRLPSDYRAAVSLGADLTKDRLIQACMRMRKLGVGQSVVFCVPEEIEIKIRNMAAGAKDGPITVGNVLEWAIQGTWADTSRSMPLWATQGRTFARNKVLWERIEFGDGGPLLHGNIAKAFLEDEAQSLEVRYRPNHTGFQHTSEDFDFPADQAILDQVVERCELYGEMELSSSRLREEQERELAPEIEQERQLERPAPATPAEHSVHADVREFVKTGLINEATRDDAFALAFDVLKKTSASAYLDLDLFPQTLLVTRDFERTVILTRTADVCIDSYLRPVQWILSNGQEYGEKTTFVILSPYEANELIPEIETSQAVILHLFSPRTNQALRPLDCLNLYTIPRAPFQPIPMRIRIELLLFSGQHYFASYEQYVRVCEFLCLAHEATSEDRLVQPDGFIEPAHHPQSRDVSGIFKQSPVKFLKALMTQVLRSGRGIDKTHLGRLLEGVLLTREDFTS, encoded by the exons ATGTCATCCGGTGTGCGTTTCGAGGTTTTTGAACTATCGCCATCGAACGCGGCTGTCTACAGTGGGCCTGGCCGGCTACGACGATACTTTCCAGAAGATGCGGTCACCGTACCGCAAGATGCGTTGAACTGCATAGATTTCTGgaacgccatggccaccactTTAGCAAGAATGAGCAGTGAGCCCGTTCGCGAGATGCAAGCGCGTGCAACCAAAGCCAATGCTAAGCAGGTGGAAGAGCGAGACACGGTGGAGCCTTTTATCGTCAAGAACCTGCTCGTGGCTATCCTAATAAGTCTCGGCGGCTCACAAGTGTCGGTCTCGGGCTTCTGGAAAAAAACTCGAGAGGAAGTCATGTGGAGCGACGGCAACAAGCTACCATGGCGCCGATCTCCGGTTTGGCTACTTCTCAGGGTTGTTTTGCAACAGGAACTCTCTccagcccacgccgccggaTCTCACGGCCTTTACAAGAGATACATGGTCTTCTTAATGTCGAAAATTATGGAGCAGTGCCTCGATTCTGACATGCATTCCGACGCGCTTGCTGTTATGAGCACCAAAAtcggccgccgtctgctcAAGCTCGACACTCAGGAGGAGCCCTGGCTCCTCaccgtggccgcggcggttCGACGCGTGAACGAAACCCTCCAACAGCGCTGGCGAGATACGATTGCCCAAAACGAGAAAGTCCTTGATGTTCCCCAGTTTGACCTACACAGGACGATTTCGGATCTCACCTCCCAGATACCGCCGCTGGATGACTACCTGGAGAGTATCATGACCAGAGCACCCAGAGTTGCAACAACGTTCGTTCCACCGTCGCCAGACATATGCTCTCTAGAAAAGGACGCACTCCCCCATTTCTCCTGTTTCAGCGAGGTGCAATCCGACCCGTATGCCCTGCACAACATAGCTTCGTTCGAAAATTGGGTCGGAGCACACCTCAGCGCTTGGGTTGCCGACCATGGAgcctgcagcggcgccggcgtcaatATCCGCGACATCATTAAAGAATACCATGCCAGGGCCTTGGCTGCGTACCAGGGGCGTCCGGATGCGCTATCACGAATGTTTCTAACCATCCTAGAGCTCTGGATTGCATGCGACAAGACTTCGATCATGTCATGCCCCTTAATCGCGGACTACGAACCCGAGATCCCTATTGAGCCATTCGGATCGCTCTTGCTGAAGCTGGCTAGCGACATGAAGAGGTTGTTCACAGCGGAGACGTATTTGTCTGAGCGAAAGCGACGTGCGATATACAATCGCTCCGCCCTGTTCAACCATGGTAAGAGCGATGACTTCGGTGTCAAGTTCTTCTCTTCGTCAACCTGCCATCAAACTCTATTGCGGCGGATTGAGAAGGATGCTCGGGACGCGAGATCCGCCAAACGTACAGAGTTTCAACGGCTTCAGGCGGAGTACGACCGGCTTATGGACGACTCCAGGCGCTTAGTCTGCCAATATTGGACGACCACCGACGAGTGGGGTGATGAGCAAGTCATTCATAATTGGACCTGTAACAAGTGTGATCTGGAAACGAGAGCCAAGGCACTGAAGATACAGGCACATGAGTGGCCTTTGCCCAGTGAGAGGTCATTGGCTCAAGCTGTTGTATTTGAGCTTAGGGTCCCGCAGTCGTTTGGTGCGTGGAGAGACAGCACGCTGTTCGTCCTGCGGACGGTCTTGCAGTTCGGGTCTACTGACCGGACGCCAGACTATGTGTGCCAGCTGAAGGATTACAGCGAACTGGGGCACCATTTCCAGCCACATTCCCCGACAGTCAAAGTGGAACTCTTTTCGGAAGCAAAACCCCATGCAAAGACTCATCGTAAGGAGCAGTTTGTGCGCACCGCCAACGAGAGCAATGTGTGCCTGGACACTGGACCAAGGTGGATGCTGCTCAACAGCACGACCGGAGGGTCCTTGGGCCGGCCAATTTCGTCGCGATATATTTCTGACGTCTGCACGCTACGGCTGGATGGCCCGTCCCAGCCCCTGCAGTGCTTCCTTTCGAGGCCGTGGGATGCGCCTGATGGAACCGACCCAAATCGTGTCGTCTCCGCACAAAACACATGCCCTCCGCATCTAACAACAGATGAATTCAAGGCTCTAGCCTCACTGCCATTAGGACGGTTCATTGTTTGGCTTAACGTCTTGACGCAATTAGCCATGCCCTCCATCGACCTCAGTAAGGTCGAGACCTTGGCGTTCCTGTGGCAGGTTAGTGAGCAGTGCGGGCCGAGATCCGCCACTTGGAGAAGAGCAATACATGAACGGCTCGAAGACACAGGATTTCTTCGCCAGTGCCTTGCCAACCTGACTGACTCCTTGGAGAGATTTAAGGAAAGCTGGGAAtcgcgcctcggcctcgctaCATTAACTTTACTAGCCACTCGGCTGTTGTCACTCGGCTGCGGCAGTTTATCTGACCGGTTCCTGGGATTCCTCGTCTTGAGTCGTGTGGTAAGCTGTGGTTGGCAACGCACTCTGCGACAGAAGGCAACCATCTCTCAGGACTACAAAACGCGCCTCGACCTGTTTCAGCGGACTCGTGAAGCCGCTTTGGTCTGCCTGCTGTCATTCGATGTTGACGATGAGCACCTGGTATCGTTGTTAAATAACCCGGATACGGCGCGATTTTACTGGGAAAGCCTCATCACTTTACGCGAGACTGAGTTTAGCTTCGATAAGAACAGCGTGGCCCAGTTTCATCTCGGCTTCCGGTGTCAGCATTTGATCTGGCGGTGCCACAGGCTCACACAGACTGCCGTCATCCTGGAGAGTACCGCCATTGGCTTCGATCTGGCCATCCAAGCTTCGTGGAACAGTTTCCAGCGGGCCAGTGAATGTCCATGGCGAACCGTCAATACCGTTTGGGTTTTCACCGAAACTGTGGCGGCTGTTGAAGGATGTCCAAGCATGCTGGTGCATCTCAATCTGGTgacgggcgagctgctggtgGATGGGTCGCCGAGAGATCGGCTCCCGGCCGACTACGAGCGCCACGCGACGTATAAGGAGCTTTTCGGCCATGCCGCGTTTgaggcgatgccgagcccAGACCCTAAAATGTCTTTCACAGCCAGCAAGTTGTTCCAAGGGTTTGAGCTCCACTTCAGAATGGATGATAAGGCAAAAGACCTTATCGTTCGTGCCACGAAGGATGGGCGAGCGTGGGAGCTGATCCTAAGACGAATCTTTCGTGCGGTTCTCCCTTCGCGGTTCGTGGAAGATTTTTCCCACTGGTATGATCCCGCCAACTCAACCATTTTGCTGCGGCCGCATGAATACCTCTGGGACGAACATAAACCGTGCTGGACAATGCTGCGCTCTGGGTCCGAATGGACGGTTAGTGATGGCACCCATGTCCGGCTTGTTTTCCCCGACAGCAGCACGTCCAGAGATCTAGCAGATATTTTACAACCTCTTGAGGAAAGCTGGGGCTTAAACATTCTGTTCAATGAGCAATCGTTGATTCTGAGTGTTCATATTCCACGGCTAAACCTGGATTTCTTTGTGGCTCCCGAGTCTGACAAGATTCAGTCACGCCAATACAGCGGGATGCACATCGACCGGAACCAAGGGATCGAGACGCTCGTTGGTCTGGAGAGCAAACTCGTACTCTGtcgcgccgagggcctcTTGACTTCACGTTTAGTCTTGATCCCGGACGGCGAACCGAGTATGTCCCTGAACAAGTTTGCCGGCATACGATCACATCCATCGGTGATGATCGGATACGATTCGACGTCTATCCAGTCGTACTACTTAGATCAACATCTTGGGGCCCTTAAGGGAAATGGCAGCCTCAAATCGTTGCTGTTCATTTCGGAACTACATGCTCTGACATCTGGCATCCTCCCGGACCCCTTCACCAGCACCTCGGGGACCGCGGAAGCCTTAAATATCTTGAACTCTGCTGCTGTTCGGTCTCTGGAGATCCGAGAAGCGGAAGCTCCGCTGCTGGAGCGGATCGCCCGCCTATCCCCATCTCGCCATTTCTACCCCAAGCATGCCCGCTCGATGCATGTCGCAACTTGGAACAAGGTCATGTCTCCAATCGCTCAGGCGGAAGCATTCGCAATCATTTGTCAGGAGCTTTATGACAATGCTACGGCAATGCAATGCTTTCAGCAGGTTCCAGTCCCCAAAGCAGATCTTAGCAGaggacacgacgacgacctcgctTTGAGAAGCTGCTCCCGCTCTGTATTCGTCCATGGACAGGCCAGGGACGCCGTATCCGACCCTCCTGATCTCGATTACGAAAGGGAACCAGAAGAATCGAAAAATATGAAACAGAGAATGTGGCGTGCCATTAGCTTTGGGTCTGCAATGCGTCTACGTGGCGGTGTCCTACCACGAAAGGACTGCGCCATTACCGCAATCGGGTTCTACGAGACACTGAAGCGACCCTTCGAGCCTACCCCTGGGGTTGAACCACTGTCCACGACCGAGATACAATATCGCGCAGGGCTCCTGGAGCCCTTCTCATCCTATATTTGGCCATTATGGTGCAGCCTCCATAACATGCTAGCGAAGACGCCGcacgggcgcgggccaacCGATCTGACCTGCTGGCTTACCACGCTTGCATTCGCCAGAGATGCGGATTTCTCGTGCCTACAAGCCTTGTTGGCGTTTGCTTCGCTTCCTGCGATGAGCCATGTTGAGATCCCTTCGAAGCGGTCTTACTCTCTCGCCGAAGGCTACAACTATAACTCCGCCCAAATCAAGGACTGCATCAAGGAGTCAAAACATGGTTTCGAATCCAGCGCAGAAGCCATTTCTGCCCGAAGACTTAACGAAACCAACAGACAGGCTATCAACAGGCGCCGGAATGCATATGACGCACGGATAACGAGGGAAGCGAACGAAGCTGaagcatccatccagccccAGTGGCCTTGCGAGGTACCAGATACGGCGGCTATTAATGCGACCTCCTTCCGGAACCGCGACGCCACGACTGCAGTTACTTGGCGCACTCAAACATGGTTTCACAATTTGGAGTTCCTTCAATATCTCAGCCGCGTATGTAAGGTCCTCTACGAAACTGACGTGATCGAGGTGGACGTTTCGGCTCAGAGCCCAGATCGCGCATTTCTCGCGCCCACTGCGGCCTGCCATAGCGTCGATATACAAAAGATTGTGGATAGGGCGAGCCCAATCCCGAAATCTTCCGACAATGCTTTGTTCGGTCATGAATTCCGATCTTCTCATGCTCGGGAAATGTCACACAACAGCGGGATTGAACGGCTGAGTAGATGTTTGAAACTCAAGGCCACTTTCCGACACGAATTGCGGTACCTCGACCGACTCGACGAGAGCATCTCATGCCTGCAAACTTACAACACAACCATGGGGCAGGGCGACAGTTGCAACAATCCGGACAAATTAAATCTTGAAGACCTTCTCAGGGTATGTCGCAAACGATGTGCAGATACTTTAAAACAGATTCGCGCCGCTTTACTCCTGGGCACCGGAAGTCTGGCCCCACTCACGCATGCGCACATGTCCTGGCAAGTAGCTGCTCAAACTCCAGTCTGGCCCGATCTGTCCAAGAGAAGTCTCTTGGCTTTGATGGGCCGGCAGTACTGGCGAGCGATACCCGCCGGGTGGAGAGAGGCAATTATTGCTCTCGGTACAAATATATGCGACCTGCAAGCTGTTGAGCGCCTTTTGGTGGCAAAGAACAACATGCAAGATTTTAACAAGGAGCTTGTCGGTCTCGAACCTCGAGGTTGGGACCCGAACGACTATCCTGACTCTCTCCTTCTCGAAATTGAAGGGAACATCCGAATCCGAGGGATCCAGGGGAAGATCGCAGCAGCTATGCGAAAGCCACCGGAAGATCGTAGTGCCGTCATGCAACTGAATATGGGAGAGGGGAAGTCTTCAGTCATCGTGCCCATCATCGCTGCGGCCCTTGCCGATGGCTCACGACTCGTCAGAGTGGTCGTGGCAAAACCCCAGTCACGCCAGATGCTGGATGTCTTGGTGTCCAAACTGGGGGGGCTCATGAACAGGCGGATATATCGAATGCCATTTTCCCGGTCCGTTAAGCTCGACGTGCCGCAGGTACATAGTCTCATCGAGATGTATCAACGTTGCGTGTCCGACGGTGGCGTCATGGTCGTACAACCCGAGCATGCACTATCTTTCCAGCTCCTAACTGTGGAGACGGCAATCCGGGGAGAGGAAGCTTTAGCTGGACACTTGTGGCGCCTGCACAAAATGCTCAATCTGAAGGCACGAGACATCGTCGATGAGAGCGACGAGAATTTTTCAACGAAGTTTGAGCTTATCTACACCATTGGCGACCAGCGCACAGTCGAACACGGCCCAGAGCGATGGCTTATAATTCAGCGGGTTCTCGGAATCATACTCAGTTACTCGCGtcaggccaaggccgagtcTGTTCAAGGAGTGGAGTTTGACGAGGAATCCCGAAATTCCTTCCCACTTACACGATTCCTCAGCATTGAAGCCGGCGAAAGCATCCTCCAGCAGAGCGTTGCTGCGATTTGCAAACTTGGCTTCCAGAACTTCCCAATTGCACGGCAGAATGAAAATATGAGATCTTGGCTCCAAGATTACATTTCAGACCCTGACCCCTCAATCGAGACGTCGAAGGCGGTGGAAAGCGAAGAATTTTGGGCACAGTTCAAGAACAACATTCTTCTGCTTCGCGGGCTATTCGCCGGCGGAATCCTGAGATTTGTATTCGGCCAAAAGCGATGGCGCGTGAACTACGGGCTTGATCCGGCACGGAAACCTAGCACAAGACTGGCGGTCCCTTACCGTGCCAAAGATAGTCCGAGCCTTCGCTCCGAGTTCAGCCACCCagatgtcgtcgtctgcctcaCTTGCCTTTCGTACTATTATGGCGGATTGGGCAACGAAGACCTAACTATTTCCTTGGATCTCCTCCTCAGGTCAGATCAGGCGGATTCGGAGTATAAAGAATGGGTCACGACCAGTGACAACCTTCGGGAATCGTTCCATCACCCAAAAAGCATCAATCTCAGGGATCGGGAACAATGCTTCAAAGATGTTTTCCCGTCTTTCAGGCACGCAAAAGGTGCCGTGGATTACTTTCTCTCTCATTTCGTCTTCCCAGTGGAGATGAAGGAATTCCCGCACAAGCTgtcggccagcggctggGACCTCGCAGCTCCAAGGCAGCACCCGCTGACCGGCTTCAGTGGGACGAACGATTCGCAGCATATACTCCCCGCCACGGTCGTACAACTCGAACTACCAAGCCAGAAGCACACCAACGCTTTGGTCTTGGAGCACCTTCTACGTCCAGAAAATGCAGTGGTGTCTTTACACAAAGAGGGTTTACGGGGCATCTGCAGAGGTCAGGCACTGTTGCAGCTCATAGTGAAGATGATCCCCGAAGTTCGGGTCGTCCTAGACGTCGGTGCTCTTGTACTTGACATGACAAACGAGCAGTTTGCACGCGAGTGGCTGAAGTCTACATACGACCGGGACGACATTGAAGCTGTTGTCTTCTGCAGTAGCGACGATGATATCTGTGTCTTGGACCGCCGTTGGCAGAttgagctgctcgccgtctcTCCGTTCGCGGGGCGTCTAGATCGCTGCGTTGTCTTCCTCGACGAAGCACACACAAGAGGGATTGACCTCCGTCTACCTTCTGACTACCGAGCCGCAGTAAGTTTAGGCGCGGATCTGACAAAGGACCGTCTCATTCAAG CCTGCATGCGCATGCGaaagctcggcgtcggccaatCCGTCGTTTTCTGTGTACCAGAAGAGATCGAAATAAAGATAAGAAACATGGCCGCTGGTGCCAAAGACGGCCCGATAACCGTTGGAAATGTCCTGGAGTGGGCCATCCAAGGCACTTGGGCCGACACCAGTCGGTCGATGCCTTTATGGGCTACTCAGGGCAGGACTTTCGCGAGAAACAAGGTTCTCTGGGAGCGCATTGAGTTTGGGGATGGAGGACCCTTACTCCATGGTAATATCGCAAAGGCTTTtctggaggacgaggcgcagaGTCTCGAGGTACGATATCGCCCAAACCACACCGGCTTCCAGCACACATCGGAGGATTTCGACTTTCCCGCCGACCAAGCCATTCTCGATCAAGTCGTTGAAAGATGCGAGCTTTATGGGGAAATGGAACTTTCCTCTAGTAGACTCAGAGAGGAGCAAGAACGCGAGCTCGCGCCTGAGATCGAACAAGAACGACAGCTCGAGCGGCCCGCCCCTGCCACTCCCGCAGAGCATTCCGTCCATGCTGACGTCCGCGAGTTCGTCAAGACTGGTCTTATCAATGAAGCCACAAGAGATGATGCCTTTGCACTGGCTTTTGATGTTCTCAAGAAAACAAGCGCATCCGCGTATCTGGACCTCGATCTCTTCCCTCAAACACTACTGGTCACCAGAGACTTTGAAAGAACGGTCATTCTCACGCGAACTGCTGATGTCTGCATCGACAGCTACCTTCGGCCAGTGCAATGGATCCTCAGCAACGGGCAAGAGTACGGGGAAAAGACGACCTTTGTTATTCTCAGCCCATACGAGGCGAACGAACTCATCCCAGAGATAGAGACGTCCCAGGCTGTGATCCTCCACCTCTTCTCCCCGCGAACAAATCAGGCGCTCAGACCACTCGACTGCTTAAATTTATACACAATACCACGCGCTCCCTTTCAACCAATCCCGATGCGTATCAGAATTGAGTTGCTACTGTTTTCTGGACAACATTACTTCGCATCCTACGAGCAGTATGTTCGTGTCTGCGAGTTCTTGTGCTTGGCGCATGAGGCAACGTCGGAGGACCGCCTGGTCCAGCCAGATGGGTTCATTGAACCAGCGCATCACCCCCAAAGTCGCGACGTCTCCGGTATATTCAAGCAGAGCCCCGTCAAATTCTTGAAGGCATTAATGACACAAGTCTTGAGATCGGGTCGGGGTATAGACAAAACGCACTTGGGTAGACTGTTAGAAGGAGTGCTACTGACTCGCGAAGACTTCACGTCGTAA
- a CDS encoding uncharacterized protein (EggNog:ENOG503P3A8), which yields MATSKARVLLVSLNRGQFFDEVYEPICGALMSKATLERVEEANTAIRKLSDDPPPSAVLIADAALTLRQYTDVWDATLRYIHYGGTAVVMGNFPSFVRPDIMKSFFARAGLSWEAGSYHRTTLILNRDAAGFNSATALSPRFSQKALFVRNVANSEAWYKTDECSIVESLVFAPTSTNTVGETAVALARVGDGNLGYVGDVNIEEGSVAVILAMCGLGNVKAGEI from the coding sequence atggccacgAGCAAAGCCAGGGTTCTCTTGGTATCCCTAAACCGCGGGCAGTTCTTCGACGAGGTGTACGAGCCTATATGCGGGGCACTTATGTCCAAAGCCACCCTGGAACGCGTCGAGGAAGCAAACACTGCCATCCGCAAGCTGTCAGATGACCCACCtccgtcggccgtcttgaTCGCAGACGCCGCTCTCACCCTCAGACAATACACGGACGTGTGGGATGCGACTCTGCGTTATATTCACTATGGGGGAACGGCAGTGGTCATGGGCAACTTCCCTTCCTTTGTTCGACCGGACATCATGAAGTCCTTTTTTGccagggctgggctgagctggGAAGCTGGCTCGTACCACAGAACGACTCTCATTCTGAACCGAGATGCTGCTGGTTTCAATTCGGCTACGGCACTATCGCCGCGGTTTAGCCAGAAGGCCCTTTTTGTGAGAAACGTTGCGAACTCAGAGGCGTGGTATAAGACGGACGAATGCTCAATTGTTGAGTCCCTGGTTTTTGCTCCTACAAGTACAAACACTGTTGGAGAGACAGCAGTTGCGCTTGCACGGGTTGGGGATGGGAATCTTGGCTATGTGGGCGACGTGAATATCGAGGAGGGTTCCGTAGCCGTTATCTTGGCCATGTGTGGGTTGGGCAACGTGAAGGCAGGAGAAATATAG
- a CDS encoding uncharacterized protein (EggNog:ENOG503P106), translated as MGFLFSYVALISYESDFRIATDKQLLPPDVKWSEWRDLVEQLDTQRICPHIDRRFYHGELRLSRLNKIYFLQDPLRGYMPTWDRYGPFFRDNFTWPASVTVTSP; from the coding sequence ATGGGCTTTTTGTTCTCCTACGTCGCGCTCATTTCGTACGAGAGCGACTTCCGCATCGCTACGGACAAACAGCTACTTCCGCCTGATGTCAAATGGTCGGAATGGAGAGACCTTGTCGAGCAACTGGATACACAGCGCATCTGCCCCCACATCGACCGGCGCTTCTACCATGGCGAGCTACGCCTGAGTCGACTGAATAAGATATACTTCTTGCAGGACCCGTTGCGAGGATACATGCCCACATGGGACCGATACGGTCCCTTCTTTCGCGATAACTTTACATGGCCAGCAAGCGTCACCGTTACATCGCCATAG